A window from Thermosipho africanus Ob7 encodes these proteins:
- a CDS encoding HD-GYP domain-containing protein: protein MFEFKNLVVDSFGKAGKKVILKLDIKDHTIEIYDALPDYETLYFIANFFEIFDPKFSENIISKIINSNNLDDVLNAMKKVWDLDDVLYDENNFEIEFSNNTFYFPIYSKTAGRLGTIILKGNLSSEFILNFLAISDAITSILEGFILKMRVSELLYSTLEALSKALTKKINVDEKLQKEIENKIIAIGEKFNIPKDILKIASKIYDLGKIGVPDYVFSKKELSKEDLEILNKHVEYGYEILSKIEDIPDQILKAVLYHHEKKDGSGPLKVKNVPLLAQIIGIVLEVVENKTPIDALQGKYDEKLIEEMKKNG, encoded by the coding sequence ATGTTTGAGTTTAAGAACTTGGTTGTAGACAGTTTTGGAAAAGCAGGAAAAAAAGTTATTTTAAAACTTGATATAAAAGATCATACTATAGAAATATATGATGCACTACCTGATTATGAAACACTTTATTTTATAGCAAATTTTTTTGAAATTTTTGATCCAAAATTTTCAGAAAATATAATTTCGAAAATAATAAATTCAAACAATTTAGATGATGTTCTAAATGCTATGAAAAAGGTATGGGATCTTGACGATGTATTATATGACGAAAATAATTTTGAAATTGAATTTAGTAATAATACATTTTACTTTCCAATATATAGTAAAACTGCCGGTAGGCTTGGAACTATTATTTTAAAAGGAAATTTAAGTTCTGAGTTTATTCTAAACTTTCTTGCAATTTCTGATGCTATAACTTCCATATTAGAAGGTTTTATATTAAAGATGAGAGTTTCTGAACTTTTATATAGTACTTTAGAAGCTTTATCAAAAGCACTCACTAAGAAGATAAACGTTGATGAAAAATTGCAGAAAGAGATAGAAAATAAAATAATAGCCATTGGCGAAAAATTTAATATTCCAAAAGATATATTGAAGATTGCAAGTAAAATTTATGATTTAGGGAAAATAGGTGTGCCTGATTATGTATTTTCTAAAAAGGAACTTAGTAAAGAAGATTTAGAAATTTTAAATAAACATGTGGAATACGGGTATGAAATATTAAGTAAGATAGAAGATATTCCAGATCAAATATTAAAAGCAGTTTTGTATCATCATGAAAAGAAGGATGGAAGTGGCCCATTAAAAGTTAAAAATGTTCCACTATTAGCCCAAATTATTGGAATAGTTTTGGAAGTTGTTGAAAATAAAACTCCAATTGATGCTTTGCAAGGGAAATACGATGAAAAGCTCATTGAGGAGATGAAAAAGAATGGATAG
- a CDS encoding DUF3307 domain-containing protein, translating to MDRFIHLFLGHLVGDYVLQNKFIASYKQKKLKVLLMHIILIFFSQVAFFAGKDFNINSIYIISFVTLSHFFIDFFKYKNNNKPFFKSPKYYLIDQLMHIFTLFLASIFSTQTFFYIPNKLAVILISAIFNAYFLGIYTFILKNNVGEYKRDFVGYIVRGLCPIFYIFGPLVYSVYTLLTGFFSLYFLKSYQVISWALSIISTIIFMEVLL from the coding sequence ATGGATAGGTTTATACATTTGTTTCTTGGACATCTTGTTGGAGACTATGTACTTCAAAATAAATTTATAGCATCTTACAAGCAAAAAAAATTAAAAGTTCTTTTGATGCACATAATTTTAATTTTCTTTAGTCAGGTTGCTTTTTTTGCGGGAAAAGACTTTAATATTAATTCAATATACATAATTTCTTTTGTAACACTTTCTCATTTTTTTATTGACTTTTTTAAATACAAAAATAATAATAAGCCATTTTTTAAGAGTCCAAAATACTATTTGATAGATCAATTGATGCATATTTTTACACTTTTTCTAGCTTCTATTTTTTCAACTCAAACCTTTTTTTATATTCCAAATAAACTTGCAGTAATTTTAATTTCTGCTATTTTTAATGCCTATTTTCTTGGAATTTACACTTTTATTCTAAAAAATAATGTTGGTGAATATAAGCGTGATTTTGTAGGCTACATTGTTAGAGGACTTTGCCCTATCTTTTATATTTTTGGACCCCTTGTTTATTCAGTATATACTTTATTGACAGGGTTTTTTTCACTTTACTTTTTAAAAAGTTATCAGGTAATTTCCTGGGCTCTTTCAATCATATCGACCATAATTTTTATGGAGGTGTTATTATGA
- a CDS encoding FecR family protein has translation MKKILFLLIVLFSISIFASLTVIPDATVVEVGSPLGIKVISDKTVFVEFSLGGFEPADVVFDGIAGDSYVYYIAPLIEASDTLIFKTSNESTSITIYFVKSSEEVKNKSFAKVKSFSGHVAIKKGDLWNSITSETVIEEGDEILTMENSFVEVEFEDGSVSKILENSQVLFERIRYDKGVVDIVMDLKKGKSYNIVQKLLNKFSKFRIKTESVTAGVRGTRFAVFENGKILTYEGSVFAYFSDGKVLPVKEGYALESFEKPKKVDIPEEEFVKVMPEKPTTKKEEVKEKEKTTSIQPSVPPVSVGPVRKGNDYYMVYSIAPEFDFGLVRVGVGFTAYSTDVSGNLYYGLPSDNPSTNIINGLTLNSLAFKIFNVDFRYGNMLPKSLGLGFTTRNYYNPFSKSFDIEYDSDKFLLYARLPYELSKIYPIEFLTSDSIFLAEASIKFNLPFIGESSIGVGVTIDTQASSAFLEDISATPVESAYSLFLKKEIFKNFDFGIELSVENGLNDYSLGSFAGFYGNFSFVNLTAGIYYYLDGFVPFYFNNNYSYLKSTNKLPAMDSKSSSGYLSGFDFDTSFAKGKLYLYGTLTNFSSSTLEGQIEISIPQIGTFSGLSIAGYYFDKTPFEGSLFSLDTTSYLKIIYPLAGESFSAGVIFMWDGEKWNENVIIGVDLWR, from the coding sequence ATGAAAAAAATACTTTTTCTCCTTATAGTTTTATTTTCAATTTCAATTTTTGCAAGTCTTACAGTTATACCTGATGCAACAGTTGTAGAAGTTGGAAGCCCGTTAGGAATAAAGGTGATTTCTGATAAAACAGTATTTGTTGAATTTAGTCTTGGTGGTTTTGAACCAGCTGATGTGGTATTTGATGGAATTGCTGGAGACTCATATGTTTATTACATTGCTCCTTTAATTGAAGCGAGTGACACTCTTATTTTCAAAACATCGAATGAGTCAACGTCGATAACTATTTACTTTGTTAAAAGTAGTGAAGAGGTAAAAAATAAATCATTTGCAAAGGTCAAAAGTTTTTCTGGACACGTTGCAATTAAGAAAGGAGACCTTTGGAATTCAATAACATCTGAGACGGTAATTGAAGAAGGAGACGAAATATTAACAATGGAAAATTCCTTTGTTGAAGTAGAGTTTGAAGATGGTAGTGTATCAAAAATACTAGAAAATTCCCAGGTTTTATTCGAAAGAATTAGATACGACAAAGGTGTAGTTGACATAGTAATGGACCTAAAAAAAGGAAAAAGTTATAATATAGTTCAAAAGCTTTTGAATAAGTTTTCAAAGTTTAGAATAAAAACCGAGAGTGTCACAGCAGGTGTTAGAGGAACAAGATTTGCTGTTTTTGAAAATGGAAAAATATTAACGTACGAAGGATCAGTGTTTGCCTATTTTTCAGATGGAAAGGTTTTACCGGTTAAAGAAGGATACGCTTTAGAATCATTTGAAAAACCGAAAAAGGTAGATATACCTGAAGAGGAATTTGTTAAAGTGATGCCCGAAAAGCCAACAACTAAAAAAGAAGAGGTTAAGGAAAAAGAGAAAACAACGTCTATACAACCGAGCGTTCCTCCAGTTTCTGTTGGACCTGTTAGAAAAGGTAATGATTATTATATGGTTTATTCGATAGCTCCTGAGTTTGATTTTGGTTTAGTAAGAGTTGGAGTTGGATTTACTGCGTATTCTACTGATGTTTCAGGTAATTTGTATTATGGACTTCCTTCGGATAATCCAAGTACAAATATAATCAATGGACTTACATTAAACTCTTTGGCCTTTAAAATTTTTAATGTGGATTTTAGATACGGTAATATGCTTCCAAAGTCACTTGGGCTTGGATTTACAACTAGAAATTATTACAACCCATTTTCAAAGAGTTTTGATATTGAATATGATAGTGATAAATTTTTGTTGTATGCTCGACTACCGTATGAGCTTTCAAAGATTTATCCAATTGAATTTTTAACGTCTGATTCTATTTTCTTGGCTGAGGCTAGCATAAAATTTAATTTACCATTTATTGGAGAATCAAGCATTGGTGTAGGTGTTACTATTGATACGCAGGCAAGTTCAGCTTTCCTAGAAGATATTTCTGCAACGCCGGTTGAATCTGCATATTCACTATTTTTGAAAAAAGAAATTTTTAAGAACTTTGATTTTGGAATAGAATTGTCTGTTGAAAATGGCTTAAATGACTATTCATTAGGAAGCTTTGCAGGCTTTTATGGTAACTTTTCATTTGTTAATCTAACCGCAGGTATATATTATTACCTAGATGGATTTGTACCTTTCTATTTTAATAATAACTACTCTTATTTAAAGAGTACTAATAAATTACCAGCTATGGATAGTAAAAGTTCCTCAGGATATCTTTCTGGCTTTGACTTTGATACAAGTTTTGCTAAGGGTAAATTATATCTATATGGAACATTAACCAATTTTTCAAGCTCTACTCTTGAAGGACAAATTGAGATATCAATTCCTCAAATTGGAACTTTTAGTGGTTTGTCTATAGCTGGATATTACTTTGATAAAACACCATTTGAAGGAAGTTTGTTCAGTTTAGACACAACATCTTATTTAAAAATTATTTATCCTTTAGCTGGAGAATCATTCTCAGCAGGAGTAATATTTATGTGGGATGGAGAAAAGTGGAATGAAAATGTAATTATCGGAGTGGATCTTTGGAGGTGA
- a CDS encoding HD domain-containing phosphohydrolase — MYAPYWVSGYIIDKEIIGKKSKIKVNIDGIEFYLLEKDINYSILKMLVRHAKKKSLKILDDVEKVSFMAAKLNSSLRLSTLLKNIQESICNILDAEAASVLLLKDDHLQFLVTVGKASGKIESIPVPMESIAGTIYKSGKAMVFNDLSKAPHFKKVDKVSKFKTKNIVGAPIYSDQEKVGVIEVLNKEDGFNDRDAKIVELFAKLIGKKLLSTWEHEKFSKLFKNIILAFSTMIDKRDKYTHMHSKNVAYISRLIGEELGFSEHTLEQIEYSAILHDVGKIGIPDSLLLKKGKLTDEEYKIIQSHTVMGAEILEEIKHTTYDIISGALEHHERLDGTGYPYGKKNGEISLFGRIIAIADVYDALTAKRPYKEPWPKEKVLKILRQDSENGKFDIKLVEILEKIAP, encoded by the coding sequence TTGTATGCACCTTATTGGGTATCTGGGTACATTATTGATAAGGAAATAATTGGAAAAAAAAGTAAGATAAAGGTTAATATAGATGGCATTGAGTTTTATCTTTTAGAGAAAGATATCAACTATTCGATTTTGAAAATGCTTGTGAGGCATGCAAAGAAAAAAAGTCTAAAAATATTAGATGATGTTGAGAAAGTTTCGTTTATGGCTGCAAAACTTAATAGTTCATTGCGACTTTCTACTTTGCTAAAAAATATTCAGGAAAGTATATGCAATATTTTAGATGCAGAAGCTGCTTCTGTGTTACTTTTAAAAGATGATCACTTGCAATTTCTTGTTACTGTTGGAAAGGCGAGCGGAAAGATAGAAAGTATACCAGTCCCTATGGAATCAATTGCTGGGACAATATATAAAAGTGGAAAAGCTATGGTTTTTAACGACCTTTCTAAAGCTCCACACTTTAAGAAAGTTGATAAAGTTTCAAAGTTTAAAACTAAAAATATTGTAGGTGCACCAATATATTCAGATCAAGAAAAAGTTGGAGTAATTGAGGTTTTAAATAAAGAGGATGGATTTAATGATAGAGACGCAAAGATAGTTGAATTATTTGCAAAGTTAATAGGAAAGAAGTTATTGAGTACATGGGAACATGAAAAGTTTAGTAAGCTGTTTAAAAACATAATTCTTGCGTTTTCTACAATGATAGATAAAAGGGATAAATATACACATATGCATTCTAAAAATGTAGCGTATATTTCAAGGTTAATAGGAGAAGAACTTGGTTTTTCTGAACATACCCTTGAACAGATAGAATATTCTGCAATTTTACATGATGTAGGAAAAATTGGTATTCCTGACAGCTTGTTGCTAAAAAAGGGGAAATTAACAGATGAAGAATATAAAATTATTCAGTCACATACTGTAATGGGTGCAGAAATTTTAGAAGAAATAAAACATACAACTTATGACATTATTTCTGGAGCTTTAGAGCACCATGAAAGACTTGATGGAACTGGTTATCCTTATGGAAAGAAAAATGGAGAAATAAGTCTTTTTGGAAGAATAATTGCCATTGCTGATGTCTACGATGCTTTAACTGCAAAAAGACCTTATAAAGAACCATGGCCGAAAGAAAAGGTATTGAAAATTTTAAGACAAGATAGTGAAAATGGAAAATTTGATATTAAACTTGTTGAAATACTAGAAAAAATTGCCCCCTAA
- the sdaAB gene encoding L-serine ammonia-lyase, iron-sulfur-dependent subunit beta — MSLLKILGPVMVGPSSSHTLGALKISRFAYKLVGKTPDRVTFLLHGSFSKTYKGHGTDRALLAGIMGFKQDDPRIKDAFKIANERGLEYSFEIQDLGEVHPNTVRIKFEVDGISHEIEGSSIGGGDIKITNIDSVPCDLSWDYDTLVIVNKDIPKALEKILDAINVNVANLYLRRINALLERALTIVELDEPIDNLEEITKIPYVYECYFIGRDY; from the coding sequence ATGAGTCTGTTGAAAATCCTTGGTCCAGTGATGGTAGGACCATCGAGTTCTCATACTTTGGGAGCATTGAAAATTTCAAGATTTGCTTATAAATTAGTTGGAAAAACTCCTGATAGAGTTACATTTTTACTTCATGGTTCTTTTTCAAAAACATACAAGGGTCATGGAACGGATAGGGCTCTTCTTGCTGGGATAATGGGATTTAAACAGGATGATCCAAGAATAAAAGATGCATTTAAAATTGCAAATGAAAGAGGTCTTGAGTATTCTTTTGAAATTCAGGATTTGGGTGAAGTACATCCAAATACTGTGAGAATAAAGTTTGAAGTTGATGGCATCTCCCATGAAATAGAAGGTTCATCAATAGGTGGTGGAGATATAAAAATTACAAATATAGATTCTGTTCCCTGTGATTTGTCATGGGACTATGACACACTTGTTATTGTTAACAAAGATATTCCAAAGGCACTTGAGAAAATTCTTGATGCGATAAATGTTAATGTTGCAAATCTATATTTAAGAAGAATAAATGCCTTACTTGAGAGGGCGCTAACAATTGTGGAACTTGATGAGCCTATAGACAATTTAGAAGAAATTACAAAGATTCCATACGTTTATGAATGCTATTTTATTGGGAGGGACTATTGA
- the sdaAA gene encoding L-serine ammonia-lyase, iron-sulfur-dependent, subunit alpha, which translates to MTWKEISEMSKNMELHEVILTLEMLENGDDPVNLKNMLGDILKVILEESEKQYGKKQKTLTGLTGENAFKFRNYSPKLMGEFNYIATTTALSIAESNASMGRIAACPTAGSSGIIPGVYYSLYKLFNPSFEDLLNSFIVSGGVGNVIAKKATLSGAAGGCQAEIAAAAAMAAAGLSYFFIKSADVAGNAAALALKSLMGLVCDPVGGFVEVPCVKRNGNIVNLAISSAELAMSGIKSVIPLDEVIDAMYKVGKSLPESLRETGEGGIAATPTARKLIDNIKNNLF; encoded by the coding sequence ATGACCTGGAAAGAAATAAGTGAAATGTCGAAAAATATGGAGCTTCATGAAGTTATATTAACACTTGAAATGCTTGAGAATGGTGATGATCCAGTAAATCTTAAGAATATGCTAGGGGATATTTTAAAAGTAATTTTGGAAGAATCAGAAAAACAGTATGGTAAAAAACAAAAAACTTTAACAGGTCTTACTGGAGAAAATGCATTTAAATTTAGGAATTATTCTCCAAAATTAATGGGTGAGTTCAATTATATTGCTACTACAACAGCACTTTCAATTGCAGAAAGCAATGCTTCAATGGGAAGAATAGCTGCGTGTCCTACAGCGGGTTCCTCGGGAATTATTCCAGGAGTATATTATTCCTTGTATAAATTATTTAACCCAAGTTTTGAAGATCTTTTAAATTCATTTATAGTTTCAGGTGGTGTAGGAAACGTTATTGCAAAAAAAGCAACACTTTCCGGTGCGGCGGGAGGTTGTCAAGCAGAAATTGCTGCTGCCGCAGCAATGGCAGCTGCAGGGCTTTCTTATTTTTTTATAAAATCCGCTGATGTTGCAGGTAATGCAGCAGCACTTGCGCTTAAATCACTTATGGGCCTTGTTTGTGATCCAGTAGGTGGATTTGTAGAAGTTCCATGTGTAAAAAGAAATGGAAATATAGTTAATTTGGCAATTTCTTCCGCAGAACTTGCTATGTCAGGAATAAAAAGCGTAATTCCATTGGATGAAGTTATTGATGCAATGTATAAAGTAGGAAAAAGTCTTCCTGAATCTTTACGTGAAACTGGTGAGGGTGGAATTGCTGCTACTCCGACTGCAAGAAAATTAATTGATAATATTAAAAATAATCTTTTTTAG
- a CDS encoding DUF4912 domain-containing protein: protein MVDGNIEKLKRWLDSNPTIQELKSQARILGLKVKRMMKKREVIKLIEGYINQMQELQEIQRPSSANSANNVKEDQEIKQEEDIKLPESYNKNKLVVLPVNPNWLHVYWDLSDKTRESLMNLPNGFRIVLRIYDVTFIDFNGNNAHRTFEISIDLRTMKNNYVNVPMPNADYLAELGYVSPDGEFHPIIRSNLCKTPPNSPSQSTRERWLDIRKKRKIVTPSDGVLVKEVETIPGSIFNNNPLSKEESIWQLFSRLRSGRGM, encoded by the coding sequence ATGGTTGATGGAAATATAGAAAAGTTAAAAAGATGGTTAGATTCAAATCCGACCATTCAGGAGTTAAAATCTCAGGCAAGAATTTTGGGTTTAAAGGTAAAAAGGATGATGAAAAAAAGAGAAGTAATTAAACTTATAGAGGGTTACATTAATCAAATGCAAGAGCTTCAGGAAATTCAGAGACCTAGTTCGGCAAATTCTGCAAATAATGTAAAAGAAGATCAAGAAATTAAGCAAGAAGAGGATATTAAACTTCCAGAAAGTTACAATAAAAACAAGCTTGTTGTTTTACCGGTAAATCCAAATTGGTTACATGTTTATTGGGACCTTTCTGACAAAACTAGAGAATCTTTAATGAATCTTCCAAATGGTTTTAGAATCGTATTAAGAATATATGATGTAACTTTCATAGATTTCAATGGTAATAATGCACATCGAACTTTTGAAATTTCGATTGATTTAAGAACAATGAAAAATAACTATGTTAATGTTCCTATGCCGAATGCAGATTATCTTGCAGAGTTAGGATATGTATCCCCCGATGGAGAATTTCACCCAATTATACGTTCCAATCTTTGTAAAACTCCCCCAAATTCTCCAAGTCAAAGCACACGTGAAAGATGGCTGGATATAAGGAAAAAGAGAAAAATAGTTACCCCTTCAGATGGTGTTTTAGTAAAAGAAGTTGAAACCATTCCAGGATCTATTTTTAACAACAATCCTTTGTCCAAGGAAGAATCTATTTGGCAGCTCTTTAGCAGGCTCAGAAGCGGAAGGGGGATGTGA
- a CDS encoding glycoside hydrolase family 57 protein, with protein MPKGNVVFVLHAHLPYIHHPEYKFFLEENWLFEAITETYVPLLRMFKRLEKEGIKFNLTMSITPPLMEMLANKSLQEKYINRMTKLIELAGKEIERTKSENPKKHKMAKYYYEDLKEILYIFKDVYNGNILNGFKEYLEKDRLDIITCNATHGFLPLMEMYPQAIRAQIEQGIKTYEKHMGRKPRGIWLAESAYFSGLDKYLSEYGIEYFFVDSHGFWYADERPKYGVYRPIITPNNVFVFARDPESSEQVWSAEIGYPGDGRYREFYRDIGFDREFEYIKPYIDPSGVRMNTGIKYHKITSKQTPQNQKDFYDIDEAILAAKEHAMDFLRKKEQQSKKLISLFNGIEPVIVAPFDAELFGHWWYEGPIFLEEFMRQASKSSLVRTLKASDVVDIVEKVQIATPATSTWGANGYNEVWLNGTNDWIYPHLHEMVEKITELAQKYPNKDEVEPEIRRALNQMARELLLAQSSDWAFIMTTRTSVEYAVNRTKTHIKRFLELYDMVNNGKVDTKKLSYYEWTDDIFSDIDYTMYLKTDK; from the coding sequence ATGCCAAAGGGAAATGTTGTATTTGTTTTGCATGCACATTTGCCATATATTCATCATCCAGAGTATAAATTCTTTCTTGAAGAAAATTGGCTGTTTGAAGCTATAACGGAGACGTATGTTCCGCTACTTAGAATGTTTAAGCGACTTGAAAAAGAAGGGATAAAATTTAATCTAACGATGTCAATTACTCCACCTTTGATGGAAATGCTAGCAAATAAATCTTTACAAGAAAAGTACATAAATAGGATGACAAAGTTAATTGAACTTGCTGGAAAAGAAATAGAAAGAACAAAAAGTGAAAATCCAAAAAAACATAAAATGGCAAAGTATTATTATGAGGATTTAAAAGAAATATTGTATATATTTAAAGATGTATACAATGGAAATATATTGAACGGATTTAAAGAGTATTTGGAAAAAGATAGATTGGATATAATAACTTGTAATGCAACACATGGTTTTCTTCCGTTAATGGAAATGTATCCTCAAGCAATTAGGGCTCAGATTGAACAGGGAATTAAAACATATGAAAAACATATGGGAAGAAAACCAAGAGGAATATGGCTTGCAGAATCTGCCTATTTTTCTGGACTTGATAAGTATCTTAGTGAATATGGAATCGAATATTTCTTTGTGGATTCTCACGGTTTTTGGTATGCTGATGAAAGACCTAAATATGGTGTTTACAGACCTATAATTACTCCAAATAATGTCTTTGTATTTGCTAGAGATCCAGAAAGTAGTGAGCAGGTTTGGAGCGCAGAAATAGGTTATCCTGGTGATGGACGATACAGAGAATTTTATAGAGATATAGGATTTGATCGAGAGTTTGAATACATAAAACCATATATTGATCCAAGTGGAGTTAGGATGAATACAGGAATTAAGTATCATAAAATAACCAGTAAACAAACTCCTCAAAATCAAAAGGATTTTTACGATATAGATGAAGCAATTCTGGCAGCAAAAGAGCATGCTATGGATTTTTTAAGAAAGAAAGAGCAACAATCTAAAAAATTGATTAGCTTGTTTAATGGAATTGAACCAGTCATAGTCGCTCCTTTTGATGCAGAACTTTTTGGCCATTGGTGGTATGAAGGCCCAATCTTCCTTGAAGAATTTATGCGACAGGCTTCAAAAAGTTCTTTGGTAAGAACATTAAAGGCTTCTGATGTTGTAGATATAGTAGAAAAAGTACAGATTGCAACTCCTGCCACCTCTACATGGGGTGCAAATGGATACAATGAAGTGTGGTTGAATGGAACCAACGATTGGATTTATCCCCATCTTCACGAAATGGTAGAAAAAATAACTGAACTTGCACAAAAGTATCCTAACAAGGATGAGGTTGAACCTGAAATAAGAAGGGCATTAAATCAAATGGCCAGAGAATTATTGCTTGCTCAATCAAGTGATTGGGCGTTTATAATGACAACAAGGACAAGTGTTGAATATGCTGTTAATAGGACTAAAACTCACATAAAGCGCTTTTTGGAGTTATATGACATGGTTAATAACGGGAAAGTAGATACAAAAAAACTTTCATATTATGAATGGACAGATGATATTTTCTCTGATATTGATTATACAATGTATTTGAAAACAGATAAGTAA
- a CDS encoding 2-oxoacid:acceptor oxidoreductase family protein, which yields MPAKYFEIRWHARAGQGAKSASQMLAEAALEMGKYVQSFPEYGAERTGAPMKAFNRVADEPILVHSSVDNPDVVVIIDDTMLGQPMLTEGTDENTVFIVNTVKDAEYVRQKLGAKGKVCTIAATDIALEEIKRGIPNTVMLGAIAKVTGIITLESVEQRIKKAFAKKFPEEVVEANVRALRRGFEEVKCNG from the coding sequence GTGCCCGCAAAATATTTTGAGATTAGATGGCATGCAAGAGCAGGGCAAGGTGCAAAGAGTGCCTCCCAGATGCTTGCAGAGGCAGCTCTTGAAATGGGAAAATACGTTCAATCTTTCCCAGAATATGGTGCAGAAAGAACAGGAGCACCAATGAAGGCTTTTAATCGTGTTGCCGATGAACCAATTTTAGTCCATAGTTCAGTTGATAATCCAGATGTTGTAGTTATAATTGATGATACCATGTTAGGACAACCAATGCTTACCGAAGGAACAGATGAAAACACTGTATTTATAGTAAATACCGTTAAAGATGCTGAATATGTGAGACAGAAACTTGGAGCAAAAGGGAAAGTTTGTACAATTGCTGCAACAGATATTGCACTTGAGGAAATTAAAAGAGGTATTCCAAATACTGTTATGTTAGGTGCTATTGCAAAAGTTACAGGAATAATAACACTTGAAAGTGTAGAACAAAGAATTAAAAAGGCATTTGCTAAAAAATTCCCTGAAGAAGTTGTAGAAGCAAATGTTAGAGCCCTTCGCCGTGGATTTGAGGAGGTGAAATGCAATGGCTGA